TCACCCCCGAGATCGTCACGCAAGACGGTAACTCGATGGTGCTCTCGATGGGCCCGCAGCATCCGTCCACGCACGGCGTGCTGCAAGTGATGTTGGAGATCGAAGGCGAGACGGTCGTGAAGGCCGAGCCCGAGATCGGTTATTTGCATACCGGCATCGAGAAATCGGCCGAGAATCTGTTTTGGTCGCAAGCGCAGACGGTGATCGAGCGCATGGATTACCTCGCGCCCGAATCGAACGCGCTCTGTTACGCCCTCGCGGTCGAGAAGTTGCTCGGCGTTACCGACGCGATTCCAAAGCGCGCTCAAGCGATCCGCGTGCTCTTCGCCGAGTTGACGCGTATCGCATCGCATTGCGTCTGGCTTGGGACCGGCGGTATCGATCTCGGCGCGCTTTCGGTGTTCTTCTACACGTTCGACCTGCGCGAGAACATTCTCGATCTGCAAGAGGCGGCCGGCGGAGCGCGCATGCATCCGAACTACGTGCGGATCGGCGGCCTCAACGGCGATCTGCCGGATGGATTCCTCGCCAAGCTCGATGCGCTGATCGAAAAGTTTCCCGGGCGCATGCGCGATCTGCGCGGGCTGCTGCAGGCCAATCCCATTCTGCAGGACCGCATGATCGACGTCGGCGTACTCTCGCTCGACGAAGCGCTGCAGTGGAACTGCACCGGGCCGACGCTGCGTGCCTGTGGCGTGGCGTACGACGTGCGGCGCGCGTTTCCGTATTCGAGTTACGAAGAGTATGAATTCGATATTCCCACCCGTACGGAAGGCGACGCGTACGCGCGTTTCCTCGTCCGCTTGGATGAGATGGAAGAATCGCACCGCATCATCAAACAGGTGCGAGCCAAACTCGATACACCCGGGCCCGTCTTGGTCGACGATCCCAAAATCGCCGCCCCACCCAAGGAAACGATCGCGCTTTCGATGGAGGCGCTGATCCATCACTTCAAAATCGTGAGCGAGGGCTTTCGCGTGCCGCCGGGCGACGTCTATCACGCGGTCGAGGGGCCGCGCGGCGAACTCGGCTTCTACATCGTGAGCGATGGCGGAAATCGCCCGTATCGCGTGCGGACGCGCCCGCCCAGCATGTACAATCTGCAGGCGCTAAAGAGCATCGCGCCGGGTAACCTCATCGCCGATTTGGTCGTCTCGATCGGATCGCTCGATCCGGTCTTCGGTGAGGTCGACCGCTGATGCAGAGTTTCGAAACGTTGTACGAACGTCTGCGCCCGGAGTGCGAGCGCCTGATCGCGCAGTACGAACACCCGCGCTCGGCCTTGCTGCCGATCGTGCATCTCTTTCAACAACACGAAGGCTACGCCAGCCGCGAGGCGATGCGCGCGACGGCGGAAATGCTGGAGCTCACGCCTGCGGTTGTCGAGTCTACGGTGTCGTTCTACTCGTTGTTTTTTCGCAAGCCGGTCGGCCGATACGTGCTGCAGGTCTGTCGCGGACTCTCGTGCACGATCAACGGCGCCGAAGAGATCATGGCCTACTTCCGCGAGAAGCTCGGCATCGGCCATCTGCAGACGACGGCCGACGGGCTCTTCTCGTACGAGGAAGTCGAGTGTTTGGCCGCATGCGATCGGCCCACGTGCATGCAGGTTAACCTCGAATTTTTCTACGATCTGACGCCGGCCGCGATCGACGAGATGATCGAAGCGATGCGCGGCGGGGCGTTCTCGGTGGCGCCGATTGCGCAGACGCGGCCACCGGAGTCGACCTGGGCGATCAAGCAGGACGACCAGGTGGCGACCGGGCGTAAATCACCCGGTGCGACCGATGTGGCCCGTCCCAATAACGCGGGTGGGCTCGGCGACGCGAGCGGCGTGATCATGCTCGATCGATTCGTCAACAAAGAGATCGCGTTTAGCGAACGTTCGAACGAACGGCTCGTTCGCGATTCGCGCGCGGTATACGACGTCCTAGAGGACGGGGAGCAGCATGCCGGTCACTAAAGTGTTGACCGCCGGTATCGGCGAGGTCGATCTGCGCGATTTCAAGGTGTATCGCGATCGCGGCGGTTACAAGCAATGGGAACGCGCGGTACGCGAGTTGCAGCCGGCGCAAGTCTTGGAGCTGGCGGATCGCTCCGGCCTGCGGGGCCGCGGCGGCGCGGGCTTCCCCACCGGAAAGAAATGGTCGTTTCTGCCGAACGACAGCAAGCCGCGTTATCTCGTCTGTAATTGCGACGAAGCCGAACCCGGAACGTTCAAGGACCACATGTTGCTCGAGCAGGCTCCGCACTTAGTGCTGGAGGGCATTCTGCTGGGCGCTTACGGCATCGCCTCGCACCACGCGTTCATCTACATTCGCGGCGAATTCAAGCGCGGTTTCGAGATTTTCTCGAAGGCGCTCGATGAGGCGCGAGCCGCCGGCCTGCTGGGAAAGAATATCTTCGGGACCGGATACGATCTCGAAGTGACCGTGCATCGCGGTGCGGGCGCATACATCTGTGGCGAAGAGACCGGCCTGCTGAACTCGCTGGAGGGCAAACGCGGCGAGCCGCGCCTCAAGCCGCCGTTCCCCGCCATCGCCGGACTCTACGGCATGCCCACCGTCGTGAACAACGTCGAGACGCTCGCGTATCTCGTGCCGATTCTCGAAAAAGGTGCGGAGTGGTTCGCCGCGGTTGGGACCGAGCGCAGCAAGGGCTACAAGATCATCTCGATCTCCGGCCACGTGCGCAAGCCGGGCAACTATGAAGTGGCACTAGGAACGACGGTGCGCGAGTTGATCGAGATCGCCGGCGGCCTGCGCGAGGGGCGCACGTTGATGGCGGTACAGCCCGGCGGCGGCTCGTCGGCGTGCATCTTTGAAGAACATCTCGACTGGCCGTACGATTACGAGAGCATGGCAAAGGCCGGTTCGATGCTCGGATCGGGCGCGTTCGTCGTGTTCGACGATACGACCGACTTTGTGAAGTGCGCGTTCAACCTGGTGCGCTTTTTCGCGCACGAATCTTGCGGGCAGTGTACCCCGTGCCGCGAGGGCGGCCATTGGCTCGAAACGGTGCTGCATCGCTTTGTCGAAGGGCGCGGGTTGCGCAGCGACCTCGAGATGATCCGGCGAGTGAGCAGTACGATTACGGGATTGAATCTCTGCGCGCTCGGCGACTCCATCGAGCCGTTCCTCAAATCGGTCATCAATCGATTCCCCGAACAGTTCGAAGCGCGCATCGATGCGCGGTCACTCCACCAGAATGGATCAACTGCCATGGCGGCCTCCGCACAATGAGTTCTACTCCAACGCAGCCGGATCTCGTACGTCTCACGATCGACGGCGTCGCGGTTGAGGTGCCCAAAGGCACCCTCATCGTCGAAGCGGCCAAGACGATCAAGCAAGAGATCCCCGTCTATTGTTACCACCCCAAGCTCGGGCCCGCCGGACTCTGCCGCGTCTGTTTGGTGGAAGTCGAAGGCATGCCCAAACTGCAGATCGGCTGCAATACGCCGGTGAGCGACGGCATGGTGGTGCACACGCAGAACGCCAAAGTCGATACCGGACGTTCGATGATTTTGGAGCTGTTGCTCGTGAATCACCCGCTCGATTGCCCGATCTGCGACAAGGGCGGCGAATGCGATCTCCAGGATTACGCCATGGCGTACGGGCGTGGAAGCTCGGACGTTGCGGATGCGAAGACCAGCAAACCCAAGGGCGTCGATCTCGGGCCGACGATCGTGCTGGACGAAGAACGCTGCGTAGTCTGTCAGCGCTGCGTGCGCTTCGACGATATCATCGCGCAAGAGAATCAACTGGTTCTGAAGGATCGCGGAGCACGCGACATTATCGCGACCGCCACGGGCGAGCCCTACCGGCATAATTTCACCGGCAACGTGACCGAGATATGTCCGGTCGGTGCGTTGACGTCCAAAACGTATCGCTTCAAATCGCGCCCCTGGGATCTGCAACGCACGCAGACCAGTTGTACCCAGTGCGCCGTCGGTTGCCAGCAGATGGTCGACGTCCGTTTCGGGATCCCGTTGCGGACGATGTCGGTTGAAAGCGACGATGCGATCTCCGACGGATGGCTCTGCGATCGGGGACGCTACAACATCGGCTTCTACGCCTCCGCGGAGCGCATCACGCAGCCGTTATATCGCAAGGACGGCGAGTTTCACCAGATCGGCTGGGACGATGCATTCAGTCTCTGGGCGAAGGCCATCAAGTCCTCGATCGCGGCCAACGGCGCCGCGAGCGTGGGCGCGATCGGCGGCGGACGCCTCACTAACGAAGAAGCGTTCTTCTTGCAGTACCTGTTCCGCGCGCTCGGCGTGGAGAATTTGGATTGGCGCGCGGGCACGCAACGCCAAGCCG
This genomic window from Candidatus Dormiibacterota bacterium contains:
- a CDS encoding NAD(P)H-dependent oxidoreductase subunit E, whose translation is MQSFETLYERLRPECERLIAQYEHPRSALLPIVHLFQQHEGYASREAMRATAEMLELTPAVVESTVSFYSLFFRKPVGRYVLQVCRGLSCTINGAEEIMAYFREKLGIGHLQTTADGLFSYEEVECLAACDRPTCMQVNLEFFYDLTPAAIDEMIEAMRGGAFSVAPIAQTRPPESTWAIKQDDQVATGRKSPGATDVARPNNAGGLGDASGVIMLDRFVNKEIAFSERSNERLVRDSRAVYDVLEDGEQHAGH
- the nuoD gene encoding NADH dehydrogenase (quinone) subunit D, whose protein sequence is MVLSMGPQHPSTHGVLQVMLEIEGETVVKAEPEIGYLHTGIEKSAENLFWSQAQTVIERMDYLAPESNALCYALAVEKLLGVTDAIPKRAQAIRVLFAELTRIASHCVWLGTGGIDLGALSVFFYTFDLRENILDLQEAAGGARMHPNYVRIGGLNGDLPDGFLAKLDALIEKFPGRMRDLRGLLQANPILQDRMIDVGVLSLDEALQWNCTGPTLRACGVAYDVRRAFPYSSYEEYEFDIPTRTEGDAYARFLVRLDEMEESHRIIKQVRAKLDTPGPVLVDDPKIAAPPKETIALSMEALIHHFKIVSEGFRVPPGDVYHAVEGPRGELGFYIVSDGGNRPYRVRTRPPSMYNLQALKSIAPGNLIADLVVSIGSLDPVFGEVDR
- the nuoF gene encoding NADH-quinone oxidoreductase subunit NuoF; amino-acid sequence: MPVTKVLTAGIGEVDLRDFKVYRDRGGYKQWERAVRELQPAQVLELADRSGLRGRGGAGFPTGKKWSFLPNDSKPRYLVCNCDEAEPGTFKDHMLLEQAPHLVLEGILLGAYGIASHHAFIYIRGEFKRGFEIFSKALDEARAAGLLGKNIFGTGYDLEVTVHRGAGAYICGEETGLLNSLEGKRGEPRLKPPFPAIAGLYGMPTVVNNVETLAYLVPILEKGAEWFAAVGTERSKGYKIISISGHVRKPGNYEVALGTTVRELIEIAGGLREGRTLMAVQPGGGSSACIFEEHLDWPYDYESMAKAGSMLGSGAFVVFDDTTDFVKCAFNLVRFFAHESCGQCTPCREGGHWLETVLHRFVEGRGLRSDLEMIRRVSSTITGLNLCALGDSIEPFLKSVINRFPEQFEARIDARSLHQNGSTAMAASAQ